In the genome of Neovison vison isolate M4711 chromosome 3, ASM_NN_V1, whole genome shotgun sequence, one region contains:
- the FZD10 gene encoding frizzled-10 translates to MPRPGPRLWLVLQVMGSCAAISSMDMERPGDGKCQPIEIPMCKDIGYNMTRMPNLMGHENQREAAIQLHEFAPLVEYGCHGHLRFFLCSLYAPMCTEQVSTPIPACRVMCEQARLKCSPIMEQFNFKWPDSLDCSKLPSKNDPNYLCMEAPNNGSDEPSRGSGLFPPLFRPQRPHSAQEHSLRDAGPGRASCDNPGKFHHVEKSAACAPLCTPGVDVYWSRGDKRFAVVWLAVWAVLCFFSSAFTVLTFLIDPARFRYPERPIIFLSMCYCVYSVGYIIRLFAGAESIACDRDSGQLYVIQEGLESTGCTLVFLVLYYFGMASSLWWVILTLTWFLAAGKKWGHEAIEANSSYFHLAAWAIPAVKTILILVMRRVAGDELTGVCYVGSMDVNALTGFVLVPLACYLVIGTSFILSGFVALFHIRRVMKTGGENTDKLEKLMVRIGVFSVLYTVPATCVIACYFYERLNMEYWKILATQHKCRMNNQTKTLDCLMAASIPAVEIFMVKIFMLLVVGITSGMWIWTSKTLQSWQNVCSRRFKKKSRRKPASVLTSGGIYKKAQHPQKTHLGKYEIPAQPPTCV, encoded by the coding sequence ATGCCGCGTCCGGGCCCTCGCCTGTGGCTGGTCCTGCAGGTGATGGGTTCGTGCGCGGCCATCAGCTCCATGGACATGGAGCGCCCGGGCGACGGCAAGTGCCAGCCCATCGAGATCCCGATGTGCAAGGACATTGGCTACAACATGACCCGCATGCCCAACCTGATGGGCCACGAGAACCAGCGCGAGGCCGCCATCCAGCTGCACGAGTTCGCGCCGCTGGTGGAGTACGGCTGCCACGGCCACCTCCGCTTCTTCCTGTGCTCTCTGTACGCGCCCATGTGCACCGAGCAAgtctccacccccatccccgccTGCCGGGTCATGTGTGAGCAGGCCCGGCTCAAGTGCTCCCCGATCATGGAGCAGTTCAACTTCAAGTGGCCCGACTCGCTGGACTGCAGCAAGCTCCCCAGCAAGAACGACCCCAACTACCTGTGCATGGAGGCGCCCAACAACGGCTCAGACGAGCCCTCCCGGGGCTCCGGCCTGTTCCCGCCCCTCTTCCGGCCGCAGCGGCCGCACAGCGCGCAGGAGCACTCGCTCAGGGACGCGGGCCCGGGGCGCGCCAGCTGCGACAACCCGGGCAAGTTCCACCACGTGGAGAAGAGTGCGGCGTGCGCGCCGCTGTGCACGCCCGGCGTGGACGTGTACTGGAGCCGCGGCGACAAGCGCTTCGCGGTGGTGTGGCTGGCCGTCTGGGCTGTGCTGTGCTTCTTCTCCAGCGCCTTCACCGTGCTCACCTTCCTCATCGACCCGGCGCGCTTCAGGTACCCCGAGCGCCCCATCATCTTCCTGTCCATGTGCTACTGCGTCTACTCCGTGGGCTACATCATCCGCCTCTTTGCCGGCGCGGAGAGCATCGCCTGTGACCGAGACAGCGGGCAGCTCTATGTCATCCAGGAGGGGCTGGAGAGCACGGGCTGCACCCTGGTCTTCCTGGTCCTCTACTACTTCGGGATGGCCAGCTCGCTGTGGTGGGTGATTCTCACGCTCACCTGGTTCCTGGCCGCAGGCAAGAAGTGGGGGCACGAAGCCATCGAGGCCAACAGCAGCTACTTCCACCTGGCAGCCTGGGCCATCCCCGCCGTGAAGACCATCCTAATCCTGGTGATGCGCAGGGTGGCGGGCGACGAGCTCACGGGTGTGTGCTACGTGGGCAGCATGGACGTGAATGCCCTCACCGGCTTCGTGCTCGTCCCGCTGGCCTGCTACCTGGTCATCGGCACGTCCTTCATCCTGTCCGGCTTCGTGGCACTCTTCCATATCCGCAGGGTGATGAAGACGGGCGGGGAGAACACCGACAAGCTGGAGAAGCTCATGGTAAGGATCGGCGTCTTCTCCGTGCTCTACACCGTGCCGGCCACCTGTGTGATCGCCTGCTACTTTTACGAGCGCCTCAACATGGAGTACTGGAAAATCCTGGCCACCCAGCACAAGTGCAGAATGAACAACCAGACCAAGACTCTGGACTGTCTGATGGCCGCTTCCATCCCGGCTGTGGAGATCTTCATGGTGAAGATCTTCATGctgctggtggtgggtatcaccAGCGGGATGTGGATCTGGACGTCCAAAACCCTGCAGTCGTGGCAGAACGTCTGCAGCCGCAGGTTCAAGAAGAAGAGCAGGAGGAAACCCGCCAGTGTGCTCACCAGTGGTGGGATTTACAAAAAAGCTCAGCATCCCCAGAAAACCCATCTCGGAAAATATGAAATCCCTGCCCAGCCTCCCACCTGTGTGTGA